A section of the Acidobacteriota bacterium genome encodes:
- a CDS encoding arginine decarboxylase, pyruvoyl-dependent — translation MVPKRIFFTKGVGKHRERLTSFELALRDAGIAAQNLVRVSSIFPPNCKLVPRSQGLKYLHPGEVVFAVVAENSTHEPHRLLASSIGVAIPADRNTYGYLSEHHSFGETEDSAGDYAEELAAEMLATTLNVEFDSDRSWDEKKEIYRISNKIVRTANVTQSAVGDKRGLWTTVIASAVLIFD, via the coding sequence ATGGTCCCCAAGCGGATCTTTTTCACCAAAGGTGTGGGAAAGCACCGCGAGCGGCTGACGTCTTTTGAGCTCGCCCTGCGCGATGCCGGCATTGCCGCGCAAAATCTGGTGCGTGTCTCTTCGATCTTTCCGCCTAACTGCAAGCTGGTACCGCGCTCCCAGGGACTGAAATACCTACACCCCGGAGAAGTTGTGTTCGCGGTGGTCGCCGAAAATTCCACCCATGAACCGCACCGTCTGCTGGCCTCGTCGATCGGCGTCGCCATTCCCGCCGACCGCAACACCTACGGCTATCTGAGCGAACATCATTCATTCGGCGAAACGGAAGACTCCGCCGGAGATTACGCTGAAGAACTCGCTGCTGAAATGCTGGCGACTACGCTCAACGTCGAGTTCGATTCCGACCGGTCGTGGGACGAGAAGAAGGAGATCTACCGGATTTCCAACAAAATCGTTCGCACGGCTAACGTCACGCAGTCGGCGGTCGGTGACAAACGCGGATTGTGGACGACGGTCATCGCGTCCGCGGTTTTGATCTTCGACTAA
- a CDS encoding deoxyhypusine synthase family protein: protein MKHKNDSKHGHHQEGAGIDRKLHDPVQDRLIPLEPLDPQKIHTVDDLVRAMAKTAFTGRQLGEAADVLEAMARDKDCFVVMTLAGAMTVAKQGLIISELIDRGIVNAIVSTGALMAHGLVEATGRAHFRHNPEFSDEELYEAGYNRVYDTLEPEQNLDDVERVMHAVFSDWDSDEIMCSYKLNRAIGKYLAKTAKGQRGILKSAYEQNVPVFVPAFSDSELGLDYALTNRERDKQGKARFRFDPFEDLEHFAATLLAQKRLGIFTIGGGVPRNWSQQFGPFIELRHRRGGEDLPLKRYHYGLRICPEPVHWGGLSGSPYSEAVSWGKFVPPAEGGKFGEVFVDATVGLPMIVTAVLERLGKGKASGKKR, encoded by the coding sequence TTGAAGCACAAAAACGACTCGAAGCACGGCCATCATCAGGAAGGCGCCGGTATTGACCGCAAGCTGCACGATCCTGTGCAGGATCGGCTGATCCCCCTGGAGCCTCTCGATCCCCAGAAGATTCACACCGTGGACGACCTGGTCCGCGCCATGGCGAAGACCGCGTTCACTGGACGCCAATTGGGCGAAGCGGCCGACGTTCTCGAAGCAATGGCTCGCGACAAGGATTGTTTTGTTGTGATGACGCTGGCGGGCGCGATGACTGTCGCCAAGCAGGGCCTGATCATTTCTGAGCTGATCGACCGCGGGATCGTCAACGCCATTGTTTCTACCGGCGCCCTCATGGCGCACGGACTCGTCGAGGCCACCGGGCGCGCTCATTTCCGCCACAATCCTGAATTCAGTGACGAAGAACTTTATGAAGCCGGCTACAACCGCGTCTATGACACGCTTGAACCCGAGCAGAATCTCGACGACGTCGAACGGGTCATGCACGCGGTCTTCTCCGATTGGGATTCCGATGAAATCATGTGCTCCTACAAGCTGAATCGCGCAATCGGGAAATATCTCGCAAAGACGGCCAAAGGCCAGCGCGGAATCTTGAAGTCGGCGTATGAACAGAATGTCCCGGTATTCGTGCCGGCATTCTCCGATTCCGAACTTGGACTGGACTACGCTCTCACCAATCGCGAGCGCGATAAACAGGGCAAGGCACGTTTCCGTTTTGATCCGTTCGAAGATCTGGAGCACTTTGCCGCTACGCTGCTCGCCCAAAAACGCCTGGGAATATTCACCATCGGCGGCGGCGTGCCGCGCAACTGGTCGCAACAATTCGGTCCCTTCATCGAATTGCGCCATCGCCGGGGCGGGGAAGATCTGCCCTTGAAGCGCTACCACTATGGCTTGCGCATCTGTCCCGAACCGGTGCACTGGGGAGGCCTGTCGGGCAGCCCTTATAGCGAAGCGGTATCGTGGGGAAAATTTGTTCCCCCCGCCGAAGGCGGCAAGTTCGGCGAAGTATTCGTCGATGCGACGGTCGGTCTTCCGATGATCGTGACGGCAGTATTAGAAAGATTGGGTAAGGGGAAAGCTTCCGGAAAGAAGCGCTAA
- a CDS encoding YbaK/EbsC family protein encodes MPLSKLREFLDQNNIKYLVISHSVAYTAQGIAAMAHIPGKELAKTVMVLVDGRLAMAVVPASSRVDLARLTRYLGADVVELASETEFRDRFPDCETGAMPPFGNLYGMAVFADESLTHDKEIAFNAGSHRELVRMSFSDFQRLVNPALMPLALARARAYAV; translated from the coding sequence ATGCCTCTTTCCAAGCTTCGCGAATTCCTTGACCAAAACAATATTAAATATCTGGTAATTTCCCACTCGGTTGCGTACACGGCGCAGGGCATCGCGGCGATGGCGCACATCCCTGGAAAAGAACTGGCGAAAACGGTCATGGTGCTGGTGGACGGACGACTGGCAATGGCGGTTGTGCCCGCTTCCTCCCGTGTTGATCTTGCGAGGTTGACCCGGTATCTGGGAGCGGACGTAGTGGAACTAGCGTCGGAAACCGAATTTCGCGACCGCTTTCCGGATTGCGAGACCGGAGCCATGCCACCTTTCGGCAATCTCTACGGCATGGCCGTGTTCGCGGACGAAAGCCTGACTCATGACAAGGAGATCGCCTTCAACGCCGGATCTCATCGGGAACTGGTGCGGATGAGCTTTTCCGATTTCCAGCGCCTCGTAAATCCCGCTTTGATGCCGTTGGCATTGGCGCGAGCCAGAGCTTACGCCGTCTGA
- a CDS encoding carboxypeptidase regulatory-like domain-containing protein encodes MESIRSVQWRLGTIFVLLLCACTAIAQTQFGTITGRVTDKTGAVIGDAVVTLTDTSTQTSKEVKTGADGSFTFAAVVPSNYKLNVAKEGFGGFQKTFAVTPADRLTEDVSLAVGGSQTTVTVEANTVQVNTTTGDVSHSITTSDLQNMPLLTKNPYALIGLAAGATDTASANGDTRGQGFAVNGQRTSSVNYLLDGAENNESYITGPAALVPNDSVQELKVQGSNMTAEFGRNAAVANVVTKSGTNQFHGSGSEYYRGAALTANTVQNKANDVGKPNFVRNDFTFAGGGPLIKDKTFFYAAIEGVRVRSSGQNFWWVPTPEFMANTAPNMANYLTVGGLPTASTTNVINSLQFRNLNSIDTNGDGIIEDDERIPALTNANTGAVIGDDVPLFGQVVSTAPIDAGGGNAQNTWNALGKVDHRFTTNTQMSFRFAFTDNKFPVGFNDSPYNDFRTANFFTSSNYSTSLTHTFSPRMISESHLTFSRTEPETPNGTGSPLIPCIQFGNRNATPDGKPIVFPGYIPTICNVGSVRAGGPQNTISAGTGFTLSRGNHTFKWGGYFSHLRDNHTFAAFENGNGTIADPQNLLNGIVDTRFSVAFDPKGKVPGDLYDPSVDGPFVAPNFTRHYRYNEVSFYGEDSFRITPRFTLTAGLRWEYFGVLHSPNAERSLDANFVLDAVGQPKSANPSKTVFEQIRDGRFQRTNNLFNQDWNNFGPRLGFAWDVFGNGGTSVRGGYGMFFDKNFGNALFNVIQNPPNYNVAALSGFNAAVDVNEYALLTNIVGPGAAPVGGSARMLDQKMVTAYNQQWNIGVEHDILHKGLIASVTYVGNKGDKLYALNNLNQRGSCILAPEGSLPDCNAAGGRTGRLNQTGVTGLNRRGNEAFSRYNSMRAELKTRAIHGVTLDTSYTLAHWKDNVSSFFGDATFDGNFGFGFRDPFNPKLDYSDSSNDIRHRFVLAYTWAIPVGNNMSGIAKKIVADWSLSGVYSAQTGGAFSVYDASGLFDSQCSESGTNYCYPLDGPTPKAHVVNAGPNTFNYYDLSGYKPQNANCLVDGDPNNVDLACTAALYLQDPTALAKRNVLRLPGVWNFDAALAKRFSIGEKIGLELHLEALNILNHSNFYGNPATNDIANGFFQVTRGVLPVAAGTAPAQGTIVERRALQLGAKITF; translated from the coding sequence ATGGAGAGTATCCGAAGCGTCCAGTGGCGGCTGGGAACAATTTTTGTACTCTTGTTGTGCGCGTGCACTGCCATCGCACAAACGCAATTTGGAACGATCACGGGACGAGTCACGGACAAGACGGGAGCGGTTATCGGCGATGCAGTCGTGACCCTAACCGATACTTCGACTCAAACCAGCAAAGAGGTCAAGACCGGTGCAGATGGAAGCTTCACCTTCGCAGCCGTCGTTCCATCCAATTACAAGCTGAATGTAGCGAAAGAAGGATTTGGCGGGTTCCAGAAAACATTCGCCGTCACTCCAGCTGATCGCCTGACCGAAGACGTTTCGTTGGCGGTGGGCGGTTCGCAGACAACCGTCACGGTTGAGGCCAATACTGTTCAGGTCAACACGACCACTGGAGACGTCTCGCACTCCATTACCACCAGCGACCTGCAGAACATGCCGCTGCTCACCAAGAACCCGTATGCTCTGATCGGCCTTGCCGCCGGCGCAACCGATACCGCGTCCGCGAACGGCGACACTCGCGGTCAGGGCTTCGCGGTGAACGGACAGCGCACCTCATCGGTCAACTACCTCCTGGATGGCGCCGAGAACAATGAGTCGTATATCACCGGCCCGGCTGCACTTGTACCGAACGATTCGGTGCAGGAACTGAAAGTTCAGGGCAGCAACATGACGGCGGAATTTGGCCGCAACGCAGCGGTCGCCAACGTCGTCACCAAGTCGGGGACGAACCAGTTCCACGGTTCCGGATCCGAGTACTATCGCGGCGCAGCTCTCACTGCCAATACTGTACAGAACAAGGCCAACGACGTTGGCAAACCGAATTTCGTCCGAAACGATTTCACATTCGCCGGCGGCGGCCCTCTTATCAAAGACAAGACTTTCTTCTATGCTGCGATTGAAGGCGTTCGCGTTCGCTCCTCCGGGCAAAATTTCTGGTGGGTACCGACACCGGAATTCATGGCGAATACCGCCCCGAACATGGCGAATTACCTGACGGTAGGCGGATTGCCCACCGCCAGCACCACCAATGTCATCAACTCACTCCAATTTAGGAACCTGAATTCGATCGACACCAATGGCGACGGAATTATTGAGGATGACGAACGAATTCCGGCGTTGACCAATGCGAATACAGGCGCCGTGATCGGTGATGACGTTCCCCTGTTTGGACAAGTGGTCAGCACCGCGCCGATCGATGCTGGCGGCGGCAATGCGCAGAACACTTGGAATGCTCTGGGGAAGGTTGACCATCGTTTCACAACCAATACCCAGATGAGCTTCCGCTTCGCGTTTACCGACAACAAGTTTCCGGTAGGTTTCAACGATAGTCCCTACAACGACTTTCGAACCGCCAACTTCTTCACTAGTTCGAACTATTCCACGTCGTTGACACACACTTTCTCGCCCCGGATGATCAGCGAAAGCCACCTGACCTTCAGCCGGACCGAACCAGAAACGCCGAATGGAACTGGCAGTCCGCTCATTCCCTGTATTCAGTTCGGTAACCGGAACGCCACGCCGGACGGAAAGCCCATCGTGTTTCCTGGCTACATTCCGACCATTTGCAACGTCGGCAGCGTACGGGCTGGTGGACCGCAGAACACGATTTCGGCAGGCACCGGCTTCACCCTTTCGAGGGGTAACCACACCTTCAAATGGGGCGGATACTTCAGCCACCTCCGCGACAACCACACCTTCGCCGCCTTCGAGAATGGCAACGGCACCATCGCCGATCCGCAGAACCTTCTCAACGGCATTGTTGACACTCGCTTTTCCGTCGCGTTTGATCCGAAGGGAAAGGTTCCCGGCGACCTTTACGACCCGTCGGTTGACGGGCCGTTCGTCGCTCCGAACTTCACGCGCCACTATCGCTACAACGAAGTGTCGTTCTATGGGGAAGACTCCTTCCGCATTACTCCCCGCTTCACGCTGACGGCAGGCCTGCGATGGGAATATTTCGGCGTACTGCACAGTCCGAACGCGGAGAGATCGCTGGATGCCAACTTCGTGCTCGACGCGGTGGGCCAACCCAAGTCAGCGAACCCTTCGAAAACCGTCTTTGAGCAGATCCGGGACGGCCGCTTCCAGCGAACCAATAATCTGTTCAACCAGGACTGGAATAATTTTGGTCCGCGCCTCGGCTTTGCCTGGGACGTCTTCGGCAACGGCGGCACTTCGGTCCGCGGCGGCTACGGGATGTTCTTCGACAAAAATTTCGGCAACGCACTGTTCAATGTGATTCAGAATCCGCCGAACTACAATGTGGCGGCGCTTTCTGGATTCAATGCCGCTGTGGACGTCAACGAATACGCATTGCTCACGAACATCGTTGGCCCCGGCGCGGCGCCGGTTGGCGGTTCGGCCCGCATGCTCGACCAGAAAATGGTGACGGCCTACAACCAGCAGTGGAATATTGGAGTGGAGCATGACATCCTGCACAAGGGACTGATCGCTTCCGTCACCTACGTTGGCAACAAGGGCGACAAACTCTATGCGTTGAACAACCTTAACCAGCGCGGTTCCTGCATTCTGGCACCCGAGGGCTCGTTGCCAGACTGTAACGCAGCCGGCGGACGCACCGGACGGCTGAACCAGACCGGAGTCACCGGCCTGAATCGCCGTGGGAACGAAGCCTTCTCCCGGTACAACAGCATGCGTGCTGAGTTGAAGACTCGCGCCATTCACGGCGTCACGCTCGACACCTCCTACACGCTGGCTCATTGGAAGGACAACGTCAGTTCCTTCTTCGGGGACGCCACCTTCGACGGAAACTTTGGCTTTGGATTCCGCGATCCGTTTAATCCCAAGTTGGACTACTCGGATTCCTCCAACGACATCCGGCACCGTTTTGTCCTGGCTTACACCTGGGCGATTCCGGTGGGGAACAACATGAGCGGCATCGCCAAGAAGATCGTCGCCGACTGGTCGTTAAGCGGCGTCTATTCTGCCCAAACCGGTGGCGCCTTCTCCGTGTATGACGCGTCGGGCTTATTCGACAGCCAGTGCTCGGAAAGCGGCACCAACTACTGTTATCCGCTTGATGGACCAACGCCCAAGGCGCACGTAGTGAACGCTGGCCCGAACACGTTCAACTACTACGACTTGTCCGGGTACAAACCGCAGAACGCAAACTGCCTCGTCGATGGCGATCCCAACAACGTGGACCTGGCTTGCACCGCCGCACTCTATTTGCAAGATCCGACCGCCCTGGCAAAACGCAACGTTCTTCGTTTGCCTGGCGTTTGGAACTTTGACGCGGCGTTGGCCAAGAGGTTCAGTATCGGCGAGAAGATCGGGCTCGAACTGCACCTCGAAGCGTTGAACATATTAAATCACTCGAACTTCTACGGGAACCCGGCGACGAATGATATCGCCAACGGGTTCTTCCAGGTGACCCGTGGCGTACTCCCGGTCGCGGCCGGGACGGCGCCCGCTCAGGGGACGATTGTGGAACGCCGTGCCCTGCAGTTGGGGGCGAAAATCACCTTCTAA
- a CDS encoding sigma-70 family RNA polymerase sigma factor produces MSAIQPNITEPLSEELTLVRAAKQGDDKAFEELVRRYDRNVFRIAQHITQNREDAEDVVQDAFLKAYGNLQQFQEQSKFYTWLVRIAVNEALMKLRRRKPERTVSLDEEIKTEDDSVPREVADWSPNPEQMYNQAELRDILTRTIQGLPPGFRTVFVLRDVEGLSTEETAQALELSIPAVKSRLLRARLQLRERLSRFFQKRASGDSDQ; encoded by the coding sequence ATGAGTGCCATCCAACCCAATATAACGGAGCCCCTCAGTGAAGAACTGACACTGGTACGGGCCGCGAAGCAGGGCGACGATAAAGCGTTCGAAGAATTGGTGCGGCGATACGATCGCAACGTTTTTCGAATCGCACAGCACATTACGCAGAATCGCGAGGACGCGGAAGATGTAGTGCAGGACGCGTTTCTCAAGGCGTATGGCAATCTGCAGCAGTTCCAGGAGCAGTCGAAGTTTTACACCTGGCTGGTCCGGATTGCCGTTAACGAAGCGCTGATGAAGTTGCGCCGGAGGAAACCGGAACGCACGGTTTCCCTCGACGAAGAAATCAAGACCGAGGATGATTCGGTTCCGCGCGAGGTTGCGGATTGGAGTCCCAATCCGGAGCAGATGTATAACCAAGCGGAATTGAGAGACATCCTGACGCGCACGATCCAGGGATTGCCGCCGGGGTTTCGAACGGTGTTTGTGCTCCGGGATGTGGAAGGTTTATCCACCGAAGAAACGGCGCAAGCTTTGGAGTTAAGCATACCGGCAGTGAAATCGCGCCTGCTGCGGGCACGCTTGCAACTGCGCGAACGGCTCAGCCGGTTTTTTCAGAAACGGGCGAGCGGAGACAGCGACCAGTGA
- the lspA gene encoding signal peptidase II produces MRKYHFLIAVIVIALDRVTKITIARRLSFHDNIRVIPGFFSIIHTENRGAAFGLFADSPSQWKVGVLILFSLIALSIVSVLLWKTSHRFTTTGIGLSLILGGAIGNLWDRVVSGHVVDFLLLYVGQHQWPAFNVADSAIVVGAVLLVIEILFAKPTTHTTV; encoded by the coding sequence ATGCGTAAGTATCATTTTCTGATTGCGGTGATCGTGATTGCGTTGGATCGCGTCACCAAAATAACGATCGCTCGCCGGTTGTCGTTTCACGACAATATTCGAGTGATCCCAGGATTCTTCAGCATCATCCACACCGAGAACCGGGGCGCTGCATTTGGGCTCTTCGCGGACTCGCCTTCGCAATGGAAGGTCGGCGTGCTGATTCTGTTCTCGCTGATCGCGTTATCGATCGTCTCGGTGCTGCTTTGGAAGACGAGCCACCGGTTCACGACCACCGGCATTGGTCTCTCGCTGATTCTAGGCGGCGCGATCGGGAACTTGTGGGATCGCGTGGTCAGCGGGCACGTCGTGGATTTTCTGCTGCTCTATGTCGGGCAGCATCAGTGGCCGGCCTTCAACGTGGCGGACAGTGCGATTGTGGTGGGCGCGGTGCTGCTGGTGATTGAGATTTTGTTTGCAAAGCCAACGACGCATACGACGGTGTGA
- a CDS encoding zf-HC2 domain-containing protein, with product MKCTEFLKELTNYLDGAIDARTKSDLEDHLAWCHNCYVVCDTTRKTIEIYRDSELYPLPEDLRGRLRSAIMSKCTASKKSDPQTS from the coding sequence GTGAAGTGCACTGAATTCCTTAAGGAACTGACTAACTACCTCGACGGCGCGATCGATGCGCGTACCAAGTCCGATCTCGAGGATCACTTGGCGTGGTGCCATAACTGTTACGTGGTTTGCGACACCACCCGCAAAACGATTGAGATCTATCGCGACTCCGAGCTCTATCCGCTACCGGAAGATCTGCGTGGACGTTTGCGTTCGGCGATCATGTCGAAGTGCACCGCGAGCAAGAAGTCTGATCCTCAGACCAGCTGA
- a CDS encoding carbon-nitrogen hydrolase produces MPDKFTVALVQMSCGPEPADNMAKALDRVAEAARRGAHVVCLPELFQTQYFCQREEAGLFDLAEPIPGPGTEKLAAAARQNKVVLVASLFEKRAPGLYHNTAAIFENDGSLRGIYRKMHIPDDPLYYEKFYFTPGDLGFKAFDTSAGKIGTLVCWDQWYPEGARLTALQGASILFYPTAIGWHPDEKAEFGIAQHDAWKTIQRAHAIANGVYVGVVNRVGFETGNIRGKSAPGKGLEFWGGSFLCDPFGRVLAEGSHDKEEILLGEVDLRHLEEVRRNWPFLRDRRIDAYAPITSRMLDGK; encoded by the coding sequence TTGCCCGATAAATTCACTGTCGCGCTAGTCCAGATGTCGTGCGGCCCGGAGCCTGCCGACAACATGGCGAAGGCGCTTGATCGAGTAGCGGAAGCAGCCAGGCGTGGTGCGCATGTCGTCTGCCTGCCCGAGCTTTTTCAGACGCAATATTTCTGCCAGCGCGAGGAAGCGGGACTTTTCGATCTTGCCGAGCCGATTCCTGGGCCGGGCACAGAAAAGCTCGCCGCAGCGGCGCGGCAAAATAAAGTAGTGCTGGTCGCTTCCCTGTTCGAGAAGCGCGCTCCCGGGCTGTATCACAATACGGCAGCGATTTTCGAGAATGACGGCTCGTTGCGGGGCATCTATCGCAAGATGCATATTCCGGACGATCCGCTTTATTACGAAAAATTCTATTTCACTCCCGGCGATCTGGGATTCAAGGCGTTTGACACCTCGGCTGGCAAGATCGGGACGCTCGTTTGTTGGGACCAGTGGTATCCAGAAGGCGCGCGGCTCACGGCGCTGCAGGGCGCAAGCATTCTGTTTTATCCGACCGCCATTGGATGGCATCCGGACGAGAAGGCGGAGTTCGGAATCGCGCAGCATGATGCCTGGAAGACGATCCAGCGCGCGCATGCGATTGCGAACGGCGTGTATGTTGGAGTGGTCAATCGCGTGGGATTCGAAACCGGCAACATTCGCGGCAAGTCCGCGCCCGGCAAGGGGCTTGAATTCTGGGGCGGATCGTTCTTGTGCGATCCATTCGGAAGAGTGCTCGCGGAAGGTTCGCATGACAAAGAAGAAATTTTGCTGGGTGAAGTGGACCTGCGGCACCTGGAAGAAGTCCGCCGCAACTGGCCGTTCCTGCGGGACCGGCGCATCGATGCATATGCCCCGATCACAAGCCGCATGCTGGATGGGAAGTAG
- a CDS encoding transglycosylase SLT domain-containing protein, with product MAQSTSSARKTSAASAKKKTSATSKSVKSKKRRKEASPRVRRVKRAFVASASLRPMAQQLLQDRTPAAYAGVETYARQHAKEDAGALAWLVVGYARSLDHDYGRAIDPLNRSKSGASELGDYVAYYLGDAYLETGHTAEALSTLADFNKNFSDSLLTRDVHLVYASALMKENRAQEAATLLEKDREPVRSDLELAIGRAYATLGQQEKASTAFRNVYYNLPVSAESDAAGAELRKLKITGTLTERRTRADLLFKARRYSDAANEYRDLLDEVTPAERPVLQLALASSLLKNDRSREARQVLTAMGPQTGDAEAQRLYLVNETARSSNDDEDVQRSLAQLRQFGPTSPWLEQALLSAANMYLLKRDYDRAIDHFRELQQRFPSAPRASYAHWKTAWLCFRQGRADEARKGFEDQIALYPDSNEVPAALYWRARVAEEDGDAAMARAFYQKLTSRFLNYYYAELGRQRLKNLPAASADVAHHYALLDRVPPLSQKDKVADSEPPEENLRLQRARLLSNGALADLAVRELQAAALEDGGSWALSETVRIYQDGGQYNRAIQTLKRAKPNYFAVDVPELPRAYWDGLFPKPYWTDLRKYSQQNGLSPYLVASLIRQESEFNPMAVSRANAVGLMQLLPSVGKHVAKEIKLKGYNPSQLYTPSVNMQLGTRYFKSMVDKYGGQLEYALAAYNAGSDRVGDWLGQGHYRDPQEFVESIPFTETREYVQAILRNETLYQRLYGTP from the coding sequence ATGGCGCAGAGTACCTCCTCAGCGCGCAAGACTTCCGCTGCCAGCGCGAAGAAAAAAACGTCAGCAACCAGCAAGTCTGTAAAGAGCAAGAAGAGGAGAAAAGAAGCATCTCCGAGGGTCCGCCGCGTGAAGCGAGCCTTTGTTGCTTCCGCGAGCCTGCGTCCGATGGCCCAACAGCTGTTGCAGGACCGCACTCCCGCCGCTTATGCCGGAGTTGAAACCTACGCCCGCCAGCACGCTAAGGAAGACGCGGGCGCCTTAGCCTGGCTGGTGGTCGGCTACGCTCGCTCGCTCGATCATGACTACGGGAGAGCGATTGATCCGCTGAACCGTTCGAAATCCGGCGCCAGTGAACTGGGCGACTACGTGGCCTACTACCTGGGCGACGCCTACCTTGAGACTGGACACACCGCGGAAGCGCTTTCCACTCTGGCCGATTTCAATAAAAATTTCTCTGACTCTCTTCTCACCCGTGACGTGCATCTCGTCTACGCCAGTGCGCTGATGAAAGAAAACCGGGCGCAGGAAGCGGCCACCTTACTGGAAAAAGACCGTGAGCCGGTGCGCAGCGATCTAGAACTGGCCATCGGGCGAGCTTACGCCACCTTGGGTCAGCAAGAAAAAGCTTCGACCGCATTCCGCAACGTCTACTACAACCTGCCGGTGAGTGCGGAGTCCGACGCCGCCGGAGCAGAACTGCGCAAGCTGAAAATTACCGGAACCCTCACCGAGCGCCGCACTCGTGCCGACCTTTTGTTCAAAGCGCGCCGCTACAGTGACGCCGCCAACGAGTACCGCGATCTGCTCGATGAAGTGACTCCAGCCGAACGCCCTGTCCTGCAACTCGCTTTGGCCAGCTCTCTATTGAAGAATGACCGGAGCCGCGAGGCCCGCCAGGTCCTGACCGCGATGGGACCGCAAACCGGAGATGCTGAAGCGCAGCGACTGTATCTGGTCAACGAAACGGCCCGCTCCAGCAATGATGACGAAGATGTGCAGCGCTCCCTCGCGCAACTTCGCCAGTTCGGGCCCACCAGCCCATGGCTGGAACAAGCTCTGCTCTCAGCCGCGAACATGTATCTGCTCAAGCGCGACTACGACCGCGCCATCGATCATTTCCGCGAACTGCAACAACGTTTTCCGAGCGCCCCTCGCGCCAGCTATGCGCACTGGAAGACCGCGTGGCTCTGTTTCCGGCAAGGCCGCGCCGACGAAGCCCGCAAAGGATTTGAAGATCAGATCGCGCTCTATCCCGATTCCAATGAAGTGCCGGCCGCGCTCTACTGGCGCGCGCGTGTTGCCGAAGAAGATGGCGACGCGGCTATGGCCAGAGCGTTTTACCAGAAGCTGACGTCGCGCTTTCTGAATTACTACTACGCCGAACTAGGCCGCCAGCGTCTGAAGAATCTTCCGGCTGCAAGCGCCGACGTCGCGCATCATTACGCTCTATTGGACCGGGTGCCTCCGCTTTCGCAAAAAGATAAGGTCGCTGACAGCGAGCCACCTGAAGAGAACCTCCGTTTGCAGCGTGCGCGATTGCTTTCGAACGGCGCGTTAGCAGACCTTGCTGTCCGCGAGTTGCAGGCTGCCGCTCTCGAAGACGGCGGATCGTGGGCACTGTCCGAAACCGTCCGCATCTATCAGGATGGCGGCCAGTACAACCGCGCCATTCAGACTCTCAAGCGCGCCAAGCCTAACTATTTTGCCGTCGACGTACCGGAACTGCCACGTGCCTATTGGGACGGACTCTTTCCCAAACCGTATTGGACCGATCTCCGTAAATACTCGCAGCAGAACGGACTCAGTCCCTACCTCGTCGCTTCGCTGATCCGGCAGGAGTCGGAATTCAATCCGATGGCCGTGTCACGGGCCAACGCCGTTGGACTGATGCAATTGCTTCCCAGCGTCGGCAAGCACGTCGCAAAAGAAATCAAGCTGAAAGGCTATAACCCGAGCCAACTCTACACGCCGTCCGTCAATATGCAACTCGGGACTCGCTACTTCAAATCCATGGTCGACAAGTACGGCGGACAACTCGAATACGCCCTCGCCGCCTACAACGCCGGCAGCGACCGCGTCGGCGACTGGCTCGGACAAGGACACTACCGCGATCCACAGGAATTCGTGGAGTCCATACCGTTTACGGAGACTCGCGAGTACGTGCAGGCAATCTTGCGGAATGAAACGCTGTATCAGCGGCTGTACGGCACGCCGTAG